Part of the Candidatus Latescibacter sp. genome is shown below.
TCTCCTTCACCGTGCTGTCACGGGGGATATAGCGCGGATAGGCCATCGCCCAGTTGAGCGCAGGGCCGCTCGCCCAGGCGCCGTAGGTCATGTTGAACCGCGGCGGGAGCTTGGCGTTCCAGAAGGCAGGGCTTCCGAGAATGGAAAGGGGCACTTCGAATTCGCCGAAAATATCCCCCCGGTTCAGGATAAGCTCCTCCACAAGGTATTCGCCGCTTGATTTGGTATAAAAGACTTTGCCGATTGCCACCGCTCCTCTCTTGACCACATAGATGCTGCTGGGATTCCATTTGTCACGCTGTTCCACGCTTGTGACAGGCGGAATGATATAGGCCACACGGTCGGCATCGTAGATGCCCGGCGTCGAGTAAGGATGGGTCAGTATGGGTCCGGTGTCGGAGTCGAGTAATTCCAGGAAACGGTCACGGAGCTCTTCGTAAGACCGCCCACCGGTCATGATGGACGGAATGCCTGGAAGGCGCTCAGGAGTCCTTTCCACGAAGGTCCTCCTTTAAGGCGGCAATTACCAGGGCCGATGGTTCTTCAGCGATGCGCGGCCAGTAGAGATTTGTCTCGAATTGAAAGAACGGGGTGATGCGAAGTTCTCGAAGACGGGGAAGATCACGCTCACGATCGGGTATGTTCCGGATGTCGCAGACTTTCAGTCCCGTCCGGGTGAACGCCTCGCGGTAGTCTTCCACGCTGCGATGGAAATAGGGGAGGTAAAACGGTTCCATCGGTTCGTCCACAATCGGATAATACCCCGCCCACCTCCAGAGCGCCTCGCTTTCGAATCCGGCCTGCAGGGAGCTTTCTATCCGCAGTCTGCCTTCATCCAGGAGCCATTCGGCAAATGCCGGGTGCACGGTTACCACGATCACTAGGCTGCCCGGAGAGGCGATATGGGCGAGATTTTCAAGAAAAGTATCGAGATCGGGAACTTCCTGGATAACGAACACGGAAAGAACAACATCCCAGGTCTCTCTGACTCCGGTGATTCTATTCGAAAGTGTCTGATCGGCCAGGTCGCCCCGCAGGAAGCGAATCCCCTCTCCCTTGTGCCGGGCGGATGCTTTATCTATGAGTTCACCGGAAATATCGATCCCCAGGTAAGAGCCGCCGGGCCTGATCCGGCCGCTGAACCGAGGATCGTCCAAAAGCGAACAGTCGCCGCAACCGAGGTCCAGGATGTGAATTCCGCGCCGGAACCGCTCACGTAACAGTTCATCCAACGTCGGATGAACCACGTGTAACCGGTAATTTTTATCCTGCCCGATACGGTCCGGCCAGCGGGCCAGCGCCGTCTTCCAGAGTGAGGATGCCCAGGATTCGGCTTTCTGGAGGTGATTATTTGAATTTTGTGCAGGAACTTTTTTATCGTTCACAGATAAAATTCCTTAAGTTTTATTTCATATTTCATTTTGCGCCCACGTAACAACTTTTTGTGCCAATTCAATTGCTTCCTCTACTTCTTTTTGTGTTATGTTTCCCCAGTAACCAGGATATCGCGCTTCAACT
Proteins encoded:
- a CDS encoding methyltransferase domain-containing protein, whose protein sequence is MNDKKVPAQNSNNHLQKAESWASSLWKTALARWPDRIGQDKNYRLHVVHPTLDELLRERFRRGIHILDLGCGDCSLLDDPRFSGRIRPGGSYLGIDISGELIDKASARHKGEGIRFLRGDLADQTLSNRITGVRETWDVVLSVFVIQEVPDLDTFLENLAHIASPGSLVIVVTVHPAFAEWLLDEGRLRIESSLQAGFESEALWRWAGYYPIVDEPMEPFYLPYFHRSVEDYREAFTRTGLKVCDIRNIPDRERDLPRLRELRITPFFQFETNLYWPRIAEEPSALVIAALKEDLRGKDS